The genomic interval CCACGCGGCGCTGCTTCCGCGCGTGGCTCTCGCGGTGCATCACGGTGGCGCGGGCACCACTGCCGCAGTCGCAAGGGCCGGAGTTCCTCACGTGGTGGTGCCGCACCTCGCCGACCAGTTCTACTGGGGCCAGCAAGTGCATGCGCGCGGCCTCGGGAGTCGACCGATCCCTCGCACCCGACTCTCGGCTCCGGGGCTCGCCGCGGCGATCCAGTTCGTCTTCGCGCGCCCCTCGATCGTGACGCGTGCCCGAGCGATCGGCGTGGAACTTCGAAGCACGGACGCTGCGTCCGAAGTCGTTCGGCTGCTCGAGCACGGCGTGTCCCGCCACCCGGTGACCGCCGCCGCCTGATCCTCGCCCGGATCGATTCGGCCCCGGTGTCTGGGCTACCATGGCGCCACATGAGTGAATCCGCCGATGCTTCGAACCTCAGCGCGGCCGACCGGACCCGTGCCCTGCAGGGGATTCCGGCGGAGGTCATCCAGGCCATCCGCAGCCACGCCGAGCGATTCCCGCCTCATATCCAGGACCGTGGCCGCGCCTATCTGACCGAGCGGCGAGTGGGATCTCTCGAGATCACCGACCGTCGAATCGGTGCGCGGGTGCGAGGGTCGTCGCCCTATCAGACCGCGTGGGCGATCGACGGCGCGGCAGTTCACCCCTCGTGCAGCTGCCCGGCCGGGCCGATCTGCAAGCACGCGTTCGCGCTGGCGCTCGCGATCGACGACGAACGTGGCCGGGTCGATCTCGCCAAGGACTTCGCGCACTGGGCGCGGCGCCACGCGGAGATGCCGGCGCGCACCCTGCGGGCCGTGATCGGGCTCACTCCCGCAGGCCCCGAAAGCGCGGACGTATGGCTCGAGGTGCGGCTCACGACTCCGCGCGTCATCGACGCACCGCGTACCGCGCGGCAGATCGTGCATCTCGAATCGGAACTTCGCGGCGATCCGATGCTGCTCTCGCCGCCTCACGCACGACTCCTGCGAGTCCTGGCGCGAACCGTTCCCCTTGCCGACGGGCATGCAATCGGCACTCGATTCGTGGTCGAGGCGAGTGCTCTCAATCGGATGCTCGATGGGTTCTCCGATTCGGCGCTCGTGACGTGGGAACGGGGAACGACCGCGCCACCCGATGCGCGTGGCGGCGTCGTTCCGGGAAGCCGGCTGCGTCTGGGCGACAGCGCCATCGACATCGTTCCGGTTTCATCGAATCAGGGCAACGACATGAGCATCGCGCTCGCCGGACGCTGGCCGGACGGGAGTCTTCGACGTCTCGAGGAATTGGTCTACCTGCCCTCGGACGACGAACTCAATCCAAGCCTCGTGCTCGCCGACGGGGCGTTCTGGCGGGTGAGCGAGGAGCCCCCACCGCATCTGATGCGACGCCTCGCGCAGAGTGGGCATCTGCCGGTGCCGGAGACCGGACGCGGGCGCTTTCTCGAGCTGCTGGCGACCAGTTTCACCAGCGTCGCCGAGGCACTCGCTCCGCACATGCGCATCCATCCCGCGCGGCCACTCGTCACCCTGGATCTCGACGCGGACGACTGGCTGCAGGTGCGCCTGTTCGCGCACACGGGCGAAGCGACCTGGCGCCCGGGCTCGGAAGCGTCCGGGGTGATCGCATTCGAGCTCGATGCGGATCAGCAGTGGGCACGCCTCGACGCGGTCGCGCCCGAATCGGCCGGCGCAGTCGAGGAGCCCTCGACGGTCTGGGTCGAGATGCCGGATCCCGCGCCACTAGAGGCGGCCCGGCACTGGCTGAGTCTGCTCCCGGTCGGACCGCGAGATCGCCGCGACGTGGAGACCGAGGGGACTCCGATCCGGCTGCGCAATCGTGGACTGTGGATGCGACTCGGCGGGCGCAATCTGAATGCGTTCGCCGACGCGTGGGACCGGCGCCCGCTCGATCTCGACTTTCTCGGTAATGAACGTATGCAGAGTCTGATCGTCGAAGGGCGCACGATTCGTCCGCAGGTGCGGGTGGTTGCGAGCGGAGTGGACTGGTTCACCGTTTCCGCCGAGTGGCAGGCCGAAGGACTCGCGCTCACCGACGAGGACCTGAAGAAACTTCGCACGGCTCGCACGCGATTCGTGAAACTCGGTTCCGGCTGGGTGAGACGCGAGTGGGTCGAGAACTACGACGAAGCGGCCGCGATGCTCGCCGACCTCGGACTCGAGGCCGGAGCCGGCGAGCAGCGACTGACGCTGGCCCAGCTCGCCCAGGCGCGGCCCGAGAGCCTGGCGGCGCTCAGTGCGATCGGCGGCGACCCCGAGACGGTTCGTGAGATCGAGCGACTGCGCGAGCGCGTCCGCGCATTCGAGGGCTTGCCGAAAGTCCCGGTTCCGCGGCGACTCAAGGCGATTCTGCGCCCGTATCAGCAGGAAGGCTTCGAGTTCCTCGCCTACGTCACCGGGCTCGGCCTCGGCGCAATCCTCGCGGACGATATGGGACTCGGCAAGACCGTTCAGGCGCTGGCCTGGATCGAATGGCTGCGCGAAAACGATCCCGACGGCGGGCCGGTGCTGGTGGTGTGTCCAGCTTCGGTGGTTCACAACTGGCAACGCGAGTCGGAGCGCTTCACTCCACATCTGCGCGTGCTGTCGCTCACCAGCGGGGAAGAGCGTCACACCCTGCGGCGTGAAGTGCCGAATCACGATCTCGTGATTACGAACTATGCGCTGCTGCGGCGCGACCTCGATCACTGGCGATCTATTCCTCTGCGCGCTGCGGTGCTCGACGAAGCCCAGAACATCAAGAATCCGAATGCGGCCGTGAGCCGTGCGGTGCTGGAACTCGACACCACACGGCGGCTGGCCCTCACCGGAACGCCGATCGAAAATCGAGCGCTCGACCTGTGGAGCATCATGCAGTTCGTGAACCCCGGCTATCTGGGTCGTCGGGCGGCGTTCGTGGCTCGCTACGACCGCCACGACGCTCCGACTCACGCTCGGCGATTGCTCGCCGCCCGACTCCGGCCGGTCATGGTCCGCAGATTGAAAGAACAGGTGGCTCCCGACCTGCCGGATCGCATCGAGGAGCGCCGCGAGTGCGAACTGACGCCCGGACAGCGCAAGCTCTACCTGGCGGAGCTGCTACGCGGCCGCGCCACCGTCGAGCGGCTCAAGTCGACGGCGGATGGACTCCATCGCAACAAACTCGAGGTGCTCGCGGCGATCACTCGATTGCGTCAGGTGTGTTGTCACCCGGCGCTGGTCGGAGGACGCGAGAGTCTCGGCTCCGGCAAGTTCGATGCACTCTTCGAAATTCTCGAGCCGCTGATGGAAGAGGGTCGCAAGGTCCTGGTGTTCTCGCAATTCGTGGAGTGCCTCAAGCTGCTCGCCGCCCAGATGAAGCGGCGCGGCATGGTGTATCACATGCTCACGGGTGCAACGACGAAGCGCGAGCACGTGGTTCAGGCGTTCGAGTCCGACCCGCTTCCGTGCGTGTTCCTGATTTCGCTCAAGGCGGGAGGAACCGGCCTCAATCTCACCGCCGCCAGCTACGTCGTGCTGTTCGATCCGTGGTGGAACCCGGCGGTCGAAGCGCAGGCGATCGACCGTGCGCACCGGATCGGCCAGACGCGCACCGTGATCGCCTATCGCATGCTCGCGGCCGGTACGATCGAAGAAAAGATCTGGGAGCTGCAGCAGCGCAAGGCGGTGCTGGTCGCCGAGGTGCTGGGTGAGGACGGCTTTGCGCGCACCCTCACTTCCGAGGATCTCGACTACTTGCTGGGATAGGACTGCCACCAGGACTGCGCGTCCGCACTCGTCCAGGGTGCGTCGTCGAGCGACCTCGACAGCTCATGGCTCAGAGCGTCGGCGTCCCGGGGCCGAGCGGCGGGATCCTTCGAGAGGCACGCCATGATCACCGACTCCAGTCGTGGCGGAATCGACTGTGCTGCCTTGAGCGACAAGCGGGGCGGCGACTCCTGAGCGTGCAGTCGAAGCAGCTCGCCCCCCGAGTCTGCCTCGAACGGCTTCACACCGGCCAGCAACCAGTAGGCGACGCAACCCAGCGCGTACAGATCCGTGGCCGGGCTCGTTTGCAGGCCGAATACCTGCTCCGGCGCCATGTAGCCGGGCGTTCCGACCGCGATGCCGGGCGTCGTGAGCCCTTGATCCGGTTGCGGAACGGTCGGCTTGGTGAGCCCGAAGTCGAGAACCTTGAGGAAGTCCACATCGCGGCCGTAGCGGCACAGGAACAGGTTCGCGGGCTTGATGTCACGATGTGTGAGCGCTTGTGCGTGCGCCTCGCCCAGCGAGTGACAGGCCTGCTGAAGCCAGTGGACCGCGCGGCGCGGTTCCACCGGACCGTAGCGATAGACGAAGTGCTGAAGCGTGAGACCGTCCAGCAGTTCCATGGCGTAGTAGAGCGCGCCATCACCACTCACGCCGAAGTCGAACAGCTCAACGGTGTGGGGGGAGCGCAGTCCGGCCGTGACCTGTGCTTCGCGCGTGAATCGTGAGACCGCGGACTCCCGCTGCTCCTGTGCGCCCTGGAGGCGTTCGGGAAGAATCAGTTTCACCGCGGCGGGGCGCGCCAGCAGGAGGTGCCGCGCCTTCCAGACTTCTCCCATGCCGCCCTCTCCGAGCCGCTCGAGCAGCTCGTAGCTGCCCACCGTCTGAGCCGCCGCGATCTGGCGTCCGGCTCGATAAACGGTGCGCGAGGCGCTCGACGCGATGGCGACTGCGATCGAGCCCGTCAGCAGAGACGCCCAGTATTCCGATGCATGGACGACGACCCGACCGCCGAAGGCGAGGAACGCGAGTCCGATCGGCATGGTCGCCGCGCACAGGATCGAGATCATCAACGCCCGCCGCGGTGGGACGGGCACCAGCAAAGCGAACAGGATGAGGATGGGAACGACCCAGGTGAGCGACTGCGCGTGTCCCGTCCGCTCGAAGGATGCCCACGGGACCGCGATCGAAATCACCGTCGACAGAATCCACTCCGCCGAAAGGGCCGCGAACAGCACCCCGCGATCGGAAACCGCGCGCAGGCTCGCGATCGCGAGGAGGCTCGAGCAGATGCCGACGCCGAGCACGTCGTGGGTCAGGTCGATGCGGTGCTCGAGCGCGTTCGACGCGACGACGCCACTCGCTTCGAAGATCAGGAACGCCGTGTATGCCATGGCCCCGAGCGCCGCCGCGACACGCACCCGGTGGCGTGATTCCCGAATCATCTCGCCGGGAAGCTCCTGACGGGCGGTCTCATTGGGCCGCAGCGCAGCGAGCAATCGTGCGGGGATCAGTCTTGCCATGCGTCGGGCCTCGAGTCTGGGGCGTATACTTCGGCTCCCCCGAACGAATTAGAGTCTGCTGCGCCCTGTCTCGATGGACTGAGGGCCGCATGCCTACGCCCGATGCTTCGGAAACCGATCCCGGCGCCGCGCAACACTGGCCGGGCCGGGTCATCCTAGGACGCTATCGTGTCGAGCGCCTACTCGGCCACGGGGGCATGGGAGAGGTCCTGCTCGCGCAGGACACCCTGCTCAATCGCCGCGTGGCGTTGAAGCGTGTCCGATCGACGGACCAGGCAGGCGGGGACCGCCGCCGCGCGATCCTCAAGGAGGCGCGCCGCGCGAGCCGGATCAGCGATGCGCGCATTGCGGCGATCCATGACGTGTTGGAGCTCGACGATGACTTGTTGATCGTCATGGAATACGTCGACGGCACGACGCTGCGGGAACGAATGGTTGAGCCCGTTCCGCTCCAGGACTTCTGGGATCTCTCCACGCAGTGTATCGCCGCCGTCGCGGTCGCCCACGATCACGGGCTGATTCATCGCGACATCAAGCCCGAGAATCTGATGGTGACGACTCAGGGCCAGATCAAGATCCTCGACTTCGGCATCGCCCGGCGCACGGAATCGACCCCCGACACCACCTCGCCATCGTCCACCACCTGGACCGCGGAGAGCGAAGCGAACGTCATCGCCGGCACTCCGCAGTACATGGCGCCCGAGGCTCACTACGGCGGAACGCTCGACGGACGCACCGACATCTTCGCGCTCGGAACCGTGTTCTACGAGATGCTGGCCGCTCGCAATCCGTTCGCGGGCGACACCTACGACGCCGTTCGGGAACGCATCATGAACGCCGCCCCGGAGCCCGTGACGCGCGTGAATCCGACCGTGGGAGTCGCTCTCTCCGACGTGATCGCGAAGATGATGTCGAAGGATCCAGCCCGGCGTCATCCGACGTGTGCTGACTTGATGCAGGATCTTCTCGCTGCGAGAGGCTCGGTCGCCTTGCCCGACACTCGCGCGGATCGGATCGCGACCCGTCTCATCGTATCGCCGTGGAGGCGCGCAGTCTCGTGGTCGACGCTGATGCTGCCTCTCGTGGCGATCGTTGCCGCCCTCCTGACCTGGGGGGTCTCGCGTGCGCCGTTCGCATCGAAGCTGCCGCGCGACCGCAATCTTGCGGTCCTGCCGCCCGCCACACCCGGTGCATCCGAAGACTTCGCGGAGTTCGGACTCGGCTCGATCGCCCGGCTCCACGCCCGGCTTCAGCGCCATCAGGATCGGCCGGGGTTTCAGCTTGCCTCCTTTCAGGACGCATTGGACGAGCGCGTCGATGACGTCGTCGATGCCCGCCGGGTCCTGGGCACCAACCTCACACTGGCTTCGAGTCTCGAGCAACGCACCGACTCATTTCGAGGACGGCTGGAGCTCTGGGATGGAGCGACCGGGAAGCGTATGAGTGTTCGAGTCGTTGAGACGCCGCTGGCGAAGCCGTTCGAATTCGAAGATCGCCTGTACCGCGAAGCGGTCAAGCTGGTGGGACTCGAGCCGCGCCGGACCGACGCTTCGTCCGAGTTCGGAGTGCGCGGCGCGGGCACGCTGCGATTCCTGCTGCAGGGCATCGGCCGCGTGCTGCATGCAACGACCGAAGCGCAGGCCCGTCACGCAATCGAGGACCTGGAGCTCGCGTGCCGGACGGAGCCCGAGGCCGCTGCGGCGCGGACCTGGCTGGCACACGCGGAGCTCAAGTGCTATCGGCTCGCGAGCGACACGAGCTGCCTCGCGCGTGCCGAAGCCTCGGCGCGCGAGGCTATCGCGCTCGACAGTTCACGCTCCGAGGGTCACCGGGTGCTGGGCGCCGTGTGGTTCTCCCGGAAGAACGCGTCCGCGTCGCTCGAGGCGCTCGCGCGTGCGTGCCGGCTCGACTCGACCGACGACGCAGCGTGGTCGAATCTGGGTCGCACGTACGCCCGGTTGGGGAGGCCCGAGCAGGAAAGAGCAGTCTACGAAGCGGTCATCGCGCAGCGTCCGCACTGCTGGCAACCCTACTGGTGGCTGGCGGTCTGGCAGTTCAGGGCCGGGCACGTCGACGAGGCGATCGGGATGTACGAGTCCATGATCCGCCGTTCGCCGGATTTCCACCGCGGTTATCAGGGACTGGGTGGGATGCTGGTCCTGCGCGGGGACTACGACCGCGCGATCGACTCCCTGCAGCGGGCGATCGCGCTGTGCCCTACGAAGATCGCGTTCGACAATTTGGGGACGGCCTTCTTCAACTCGCACCGATTCGAGGAGTCGATCGGCGCCTACAACCAGTCGTTTCAGTTCGGATTCGCCGACTATCAATCGTGGCTCAATCTGGGAGACGCCTATTTCTGGCTTCGCAATCGGAGCGATCAGGCCTCCGAAGCCTACGCACAGGCTGTGCGGCTCGGGCGCGAAGAGGAACGCGAGCGCGTCCGCAATGGGAATTCCTTCGACGTGATGATTCCGGCCCATCTCGCCACGTTGCTTCCGAAACTCGGTCAACCCGACAGCGCGCGCACGGAGCTGCGGCGGGCGCTGGCTGCAGACAGCGCGAACTCGATGGTGCAGTACTGCGCGGCACTCACACTCTGGCAACTCGGGGAGAGGGACCGCGCAACCACGTGGCTCGAGCGGGCGGTGCAGGGCGGCTACCCGCTCGCGTGGCTTCGCGACTCCCCCATTTTCGAAGAGTGGCGCGCAGAACGACGCTTCGGCGCGCTCATCGCGGCGATCGATCCGCAACCCCAACCAATCAGTTCCAGTCCGGGAGAACGAAGATGAGGACTCACAGAATTGCAGTCACCGTCGACAAGAGCGGCATACGCGTCGAGCCCGACTCGCTCACGATGACGCCGCTCGACGACGTCCACTGGGCGAGCATGAACGAGCAGAAGTTCACGATCGTGTTCGACTCGGAGGGGCCGTTCGGAGTCAAACAGCTTGCTCACGCGGACGCCGCCCTCAAGCAGCGCCCGCGTTACAAGGGCTTGTTCAAGTACACCGTGATCTCAGTCGAGGATCCCACGGTTCAACTCGATCCGGTCATCATCGTGGACGAACCACCGAGCAGCCAGCTGTAGCGCATCTCGAGGCCTGCCCCGAGTGTGCTAGCGAATCAGCAGCACCTTCCGAACGACCGAGC from Candidatus Eisenbacteria bacterium carries:
- a CDS encoding DEAD/DEAH box helicase, with the protein product MSESADASNLSAADRTRALQGIPAEVIQAIRSHAERFPPHIQDRGRAYLTERRVGSLEITDRRIGARVRGSSPYQTAWAIDGAAVHPSCSCPAGPICKHAFALALAIDDERGRVDLAKDFAHWARRHAEMPARTLRAVIGLTPAGPESADVWLEVRLTTPRVIDAPRTARQIVHLESELRGDPMLLSPPHARLLRVLARTVPLADGHAIGTRFVVEASALNRMLDGFSDSALVTWERGTTAPPDARGGVVPGSRLRLGDSAIDIVPVSSNQGNDMSIALAGRWPDGSLRRLEELVYLPSDDELNPSLVLADGAFWRVSEEPPPHLMRRLAQSGHLPVPETGRGRFLELLATSFTSVAEALAPHMRIHPARPLVTLDLDADDWLQVRLFAHTGEATWRPGSEASGVIAFELDADQQWARLDAVAPESAGAVEEPSTVWVEMPDPAPLEAARHWLSLLPVGPRDRRDVETEGTPIRLRNRGLWMRLGGRNLNAFADAWDRRPLDLDFLGNERMQSLIVEGRTIRPQVRVVASGVDWFTVSAEWQAEGLALTDEDLKKLRTARTRFVKLGSGWVRREWVENYDEAAAMLADLGLEAGAGEQRLTLAQLAQARPESLAALSAIGGDPETVREIERLRERVRAFEGLPKVPVPRRLKAILRPYQQEGFEFLAYVTGLGLGAILADDMGLGKTVQALAWIEWLRENDPDGGPVLVVCPASVVHNWQRESERFTPHLRVLSLTSGEERHTLRREVPNHDLVITNYALLRRDLDHWRSIPLRAAVLDEAQNIKNPNAAVSRAVLELDTTRRLALTGTPIENRALDLWSIMQFVNPGYLGRRAAFVARYDRHDAPTHARRLLAARLRPVMVRRLKEQVAPDLPDRIEERRECELTPGQRKLYLAELLRGRATVERLKSTADGLHRNKLEVLAAITRLRQVCCHPALVGGRESLGSGKFDALFEILEPLMEEGRKVLVFSQFVECLKLLAAQMKRRGMVYHMLTGATTKREHVVQAFESDPLPCVFLISLKAGGTGLNLTAASYVVLFDPWWNPAVEAQAIDRAHRIGQTRTVIAYRMLAAGTIEEKIWELQQRKAVLVAEVLGEDGFARTLTSEDLDYLLG
- a CDS encoding serine/threonine protein kinase, whose protein sequence is MARLIPARLLAALRPNETARQELPGEMIRESRHRVRVAAALGAMAYTAFLIFEASGVVASNALEHRIDLTHDVLGVGICSSLLAIASLRAVSDRGVLFAALSAEWILSTVISIAVPWASFERTGHAQSLTWVVPILILFALLVPVPPRRALMISILCAATMPIGLAFLAFGGRVVVHASEYWASLLTGSIAVAIASSASRTVYRAGRQIAAAQTVGSYELLERLGEGGMGEVWKARHLLLARPAAVKLILPERLQGAQEQRESAVSRFTREAQVTAGLRSPHTVELFDFGVSGDGALYYAMELLDGLTLQHFVYRYGPVEPRRAVHWLQQACHSLGEAHAQALTHRDIKPANLFLCRYGRDVDFLKVLDFGLTKPTVPQPDQGLTTPGIAVGTPGYMAPEQVFGLQTSPATDLYALGCVAYWLLAGVKPFEADSGGELLRLHAQESPPRLSLKAAQSIPPRLESVIMACLSKDPAARPRDADALSHELSRSLDDAPWTSADAQSWWQSYPSK
- a CDS encoding protein kinase encodes the protein MPTPDASETDPGAAQHWPGRVILGRYRVERLLGHGGMGEVLLAQDTLLNRRVALKRVRSTDQAGGDRRRAILKEARRASRISDARIAAIHDVLELDDDLLIVMEYVDGTTLRERMVEPVPLQDFWDLSTQCIAAVAVAHDHGLIHRDIKPENLMVTTQGQIKILDFGIARRTESTPDTTSPSSTTWTAESEANVIAGTPQYMAPEAHYGGTLDGRTDIFALGTVFYEMLAARNPFAGDTYDAVRERIMNAAPEPVTRVNPTVGVALSDVIAKMMSKDPARRHPTCADLMQDLLAARGSVALPDTRADRIATRLIVSPWRRAVSWSTLMLPLVAIVAALLTWGVSRAPFASKLPRDRNLAVLPPATPGASEDFAEFGLGSIARLHARLQRHQDRPGFQLASFQDALDERVDDVVDARRVLGTNLTLASSLEQRTDSFRGRLELWDGATGKRMSVRVVETPLAKPFEFEDRLYREAVKLVGLEPRRTDASSEFGVRGAGTLRFLLQGIGRVLHATTEAQARHAIEDLELACRTEPEAAAARTWLAHAELKCYRLASDTSCLARAEASAREAIALDSSRSEGHRVLGAVWFSRKNASASLEALARACRLDSTDDAAWSNLGRTYARLGRPEQERAVYEAVIAQRPHCWQPYWWLAVWQFRAGHVDEAIGMYESMIRRSPDFHRGYQGLGGMLVLRGDYDRAIDSLQRAIALCPTKIAFDNLGTAFFNSHRFEESIGAYNQSFQFGFADYQSWLNLGDAYFWLRNRSDQASEAYAQAVRLGREEERERVRNGNSFDVMIPAHLATLLPKLGQPDSARTELRRALAADSANSMVQYCAALTLWQLGERDRATTWLERAVQGGYPLAWLRDSPIFEEWRAERRFGALIAAIDPQPQPISSSPGERR